DNA sequence from the Tachysurus fulvidraco isolate hzauxx_2018 chromosome 1, HZAU_PFXX_2.0, whole genome shotgun sequence genome:
CAGGCAGAGTGTTccctcattcatccatctgacaCCGGCATATTACTCAGGGCTGACGACTGGTACTGGGTCTGTGGTAAAAACGTGTATCTAGCCCTACCCCGTAACTGGGGAGGAGTATGTACTTTAGCAAGGTTTAGGTATCCAGGTGTGGTCatagctcactcacactcaccaatAAAGCGACCCAAGAGAGAGGTGTCTGATAATGACTTTCCTCCGCCAGAACATAGACTGAAACCTAAACTGAGTAAATTCTTTGATTCCTTCTTCCCACAGTATGGGATGACTCAGGTTtggaatcaactagaagtcacacATTATCGGCTTGCCACTTATATTAACTCCACTAATCGGGCAACCGAAGGCATTAAACAGGAACTCGCGGCCCTTAGATTGACTGCTACACAAAATAGAATGGCCTTAGATATTCTATTAGCTAAAGAGGGAGGTGTATGTGCCCTGATTGGAGATCAATGTTGCACCTTCATTCCCTCGAACGATGACGACCATGGGTCTATCTCAGATACACTGCATGATATGCACAAAgtagcaaaccaaatgaaacgaGACGAACACGGAGATAATCGTTGGGGACCTTGGTATACACTGTTCCTGACAGTGGACTCCCTATCTATCAATGATAATCCCAGTGATTGTGGTATTActcttattatgtttgtttggcccttgcatatacaaatgcattcattacatcataatgtccaATCTAACGACCAAACAACTTGTGAAACTAGACGATATTGACGATGACCCTGAATGGAGTCCTCCGTTCAGCGATGactatttcactgaatttgcccagactgatccagaaacagacaaaggtgAATACGGACAGTAGAGACTGTGACTTGTAGTGAGGTTACGACTtgattaatgcttaatgcttt
Encoded proteins:
- the LOC113664101 gene encoding syncytin-B-like encodes the protein MAVLSGRTDLTGTTICLRTLMRVTKRTFKVNQTRVNTFVAQPPPKLNYTHCFVGTGNIPLGNIGSRRCTHLYYPYSDDGTCPQAECSLIHPSDTGILLRADDWYWVCGKNVYLALPRNWGGVCTLARFRYPGVVIAHSHSPIKRPKREVSDNDFPPPEHRLKPKLSKFFDSFFPQYGMTQVWNQLEVTHYRLATYINSTNRATEGIKQELAALRLTATQNRMALDILLAKEGGVCALIGDQCCTFIPSNDDDHGSISDTLHDMHKVANQMKRDEHGDNRWGPWYTLFLTVDSLSINDNPSDCGITLIMFVWPLHIQMHSLHHNVQSNDQTTCETRRY